From a single Chloroflexota bacterium genomic region:
- a CDS encoding nucleotidyltransferase domain-containing protein: MSEITAEKWAEYREGARRRWAQRQRALAERRERAMVVARKAAEMLKEEFGATKVILFGSLARGGPFDMHSDVDLAAWGLDPREYYRVVSLLLDIDPGIEVSLVMGEEIPPSLRSTIEQEGVPL; the protein is encoded by the coding sequence ATGAGCGAGATCACGGCGGAGAAATGGGCCGAATATCGCGAGGGGGCCCGGCGGCGTTGGGCTCAGAGGCAACGAGCCCTCGCCGAACGACGTGAGCGGGCCATGGTCGTCGCCCGCAAGGCGGCGGAGATGTTAAAGGAGGAATTTGGCGCCACCAAGGTGATATTATTCGGCTCCCTAGCCCGTGGTGGCCCTTTCGACATGCATTCCGACGTGGATCTAGCCGCGTGGGGCCTTGATCCGCGTGAGTACTATCGCGTGGTCTCCCTCCTTTTGGACATCGACCCGGGAATCGAGGTTAGCCTGGTCATGGGAGAGGAAATACCACCTTCTCTACGATCTACCATCGAGCAGGAAGGTGTGCCATTATGA
- the pyk gene encoding pyruvate kinase, whose translation MLRTKIVCTIGPASRDPEILVRLIEAGMDVARLNFSHGDQASHEEDIHRIRAAAEKVGHPVGILVDLQGPRLRVGELPPGGIRLEPGTTVVLTTAPEIGQPGRIPVQFTELPRSVHPDDRILIDDGLLELRVREIDADEVRCEVITGGVLTSHKGMNLPNVPLDIPAITEKDKEDLKFAVAHQADWIALSFVRTADEVCTLKEMIVALSDLARPIPVIAKIEKPEAVRNIDAIIEAADGIMIARGDLGIETSPEAVPMIQKEIIAKCNQAGVPVITATQMLDSMIRNPRPTRAEASDVANAILDGTDAIMLSGETAIGKYPIEAVRTMARIAEAAEQALRPVNRAPRWPRVVAEAVAHASVDTAINLKAAAIIAPTASGYTARLLSRFRPPCPIVAVTPSLIAQRQLTLYWGVEPLFSMRARSTDAMIADAVRAAREHGYVNEGDTVVVTAGSAGSAPGTTDLMKVQEIARVLARGQGIGSHSVIGHIRRLEPPLPPDTRVEPNEIIATHRTDRTFIELLRRAAGLILAEGNLECHGALLATELGVPAVIGVGDALDRLKDGQMVLLDPLRGVIEERKEGPSITYGPKQTR comes from the coding sequence ATGTTGCGAACGAAGATCGTGTGCACCATCGGACCGGCCAGCCGGGACCCGGAGATCCTGGTCCGGCTGATCGAAGCGGGCATGGACGTGGCCCGGCTCAACTTCTCGCACGGAGATCAGGCCTCCCATGAGGAGGACATCCACCGTATCCGGGCCGCGGCGGAGAAGGTCGGCCACCCGGTGGGCATCCTGGTCGATCTACAGGGCCCCCGGCTGCGCGTGGGCGAATTGCCCCCCGGGGGCATACGGCTGGAGCCGGGCACCACGGTGGTGCTCACCACCGCCCCGGAGATAGGACAGCCCGGCCGCATCCCCGTCCAATTCACCGAGCTGCCGCGATCCGTGCACCCTGACGATCGCATCCTCATCGACGACGGGCTCCTGGAGCTGCGCGTGCGTGAGATAGATGCGGATGAGGTGAGATGCGAGGTGATCACCGGCGGCGTGCTCACATCCCACAAGGGGATGAACCTGCCCAACGTCCCGCTGGACATCCCGGCCATCACGGAGAAGGACAAGGAAGATCTGAAATTCGCGGTAGCCCATCAGGCGGACTGGATCGCCCTGTCCTTCGTGCGCACGGCCGATGAGGTATGCACCCTGAAGGAAATGATCGTCGCTCTCAGCGACCTGGCGCGCCCTATCCCCGTGATCGCCAAGATCGAGAAGCCGGAGGCCGTGCGGAACATCGATGCCATCATCGAAGCGGCGGATGGGATCATGATAGCCCGCGGCGATCTGGGCATCGAGACCTCGCCCGAGGCCGTGCCCATGATCCAAAAGGAGATCATCGCCAAGTGCAATCAGGCAGGCGTGCCCGTCATCACGGCCACCCAGATGCTGGACTCCATGATCCGTAACCCACGCCCCACGCGGGCGGAGGCTTCCGATGTGGCCAACGCCATCCTGGACGGCACGGACGCCATCATGCTGTCCGGCGAGACGGCCATCGGCAAATACCCCATCGAGGCGGTACGAACGATGGCCCGCATCGCGGAGGCGGCGGAACAGGCCCTCCGCCCCGTGAACCGGGCGCCCCGCTGGCCGCGCGTGGTCGCCGAGGCGGTAGCCCACGCCAGCGTGGACACGGCCATCAACTTGAAGGCCGCAGCCATCATCGCCCCCACGGCAAGCGGCTACACGGCCCGGCTCCTATCCCGATTCCGCCCGCCCTGCCCTATCGTCGCGGTCACTCCCAGCCTCATCGCACAACGCCAGCTGACGTTGTACTGGGGCGTGGAGCCGTTGTTCTCCATGCGCGCCAGGAGCACGGACGCCATGATCGCGGACGCGGTGCGGGCGGCCCGAGAGCACGGATACGTCAACGAGGGGGACACCGTGGTGGTCACGGCCGGATCGGCGGGCAGCGCCCCGGGCACCACCGACCTCATGAAGGTGCAGGAGATCGCCCGGGTGCTGGCGCGCGGTCAGGGGATCGGCAGCCACTCTGTGATCGGGCACATTCGGCGGCTGGAGCCGCCGCTCCCACCCGATACCCGGGTAGAACCCAACGAGATCATCGCCACCCACCGCACGGATCGGACCTTCATCGAGCTGCTGCGCCGGGCTGCAGGCCTGATCCTGGCGGAGGGGAATCTGGAATGTCACGGGGCGCTGCTGGCCACAGAGCTGGGTGTGCCAGCCGTGATCGGGGTCGGCGACGCGCTGGACCGCCTGAAGGATGGACAGATGGTGCTGCTGGATCCCCTGCGGGGCGTGATCGAGGAGCGGAAGGAGGGCCCTTCGATCACATACGGACCCAAACAGACGAGGTAA
- a CDS encoding DUF4091 domain-containing protein codes for MTIRYTLTYDTYKYRSDAPTSLSWDRHTFSLQALRNETVACQLVIQPEETVLATWGTAPLLHWTPTPRLRVAVGPLTGPDGSTWPDAVTTHWVGLVPADTGKLLIADPLLHQESIEVLAGMSQALWLSFRLPADAPAGRYTLPITLLRAEDFEDEEVVGRAEVTLDLVPLALPEPRDFRHHLDLWQHPTGIARGHRVPLWSETHWELIERYATELARLGQKAITIIASDSPWAGQNCRHDTDYPSNLHEYNIVGIYRRPDGTLRFDFSRLDRYVETYMRLGIDQEIEVLGLLAAWGDEFGRPLVDHPDNIRLACYDEGSGRITWLRHQDELRQYLSALGDHLKARGWWEITRFTADEPSDVALFRQRVDFLHEVLPGAKIKIPFYHMEFMDEFLDDVADWVPVLHGMGEQAETSQRLQKIVQERGDRFCWYVCCVPERPNNFVTSPSIEGRVQGWFTAWQKLDGFLRWAFTCWPADPWRRPGFRFPRWRTGDMFFVYPGHDGRPVRTLRTEMLLAGIQDFELIAMARERASEDPTVAEALDRAFARVMRAKDLADFADVDHTPPEALYSLDPADYAAARAEIIAALKTG; via the coding sequence GTGACAATTCGCTATACGCTCACGTATGACACCTACAAATACCGTTCCGACGCCCCCACGTCGCTGAGCTGGGATCGCCATACCTTCTCCCTGCAGGCGCTGCGTAACGAGACCGTGGCCTGCCAACTGGTGATTCAGCCGGAGGAGACGGTGCTCGCCACCTGGGGCACTGCCCCGCTGCTGCACTGGACGCCCACACCCCGTCTGCGCGTGGCCGTGGGGCCGCTCACCGGCCCGGATGGGAGCACATGGCCGGACGCGGTGACGACCCACTGGGTAGGCCTGGTCCCGGCGGACACCGGGAAGCTCCTGATCGCCGATCCACTCCTACACCAGGAGAGCATCGAGGTACTCGCGGGGATGTCCCAGGCGCTCTGGCTCAGCTTTCGCCTCCCGGCCGACGCGCCCGCCGGCCGCTATACCCTCCCCATCACTTTGCTGCGAGCGGAGGACTTTGAGGATGAGGAGGTAGTGGGCCGGGCGGAGGTGACGCTGGACCTCGTCCCGCTGGCACTGCCCGAGCCACGAGACTTTCGCCATCACCTGGATCTCTGGCAACACCCCACCGGCATCGCCCGCGGCCATCGCGTGCCCCTCTGGTCCGAGACGCATTGGGAGCTGATCGAGCGCTACGCCACCGAGCTGGCCCGCCTGGGCCAGAAGGCGATCACCATCATCGCCTCCGACAGCCCGTGGGCGGGACAGAACTGCCGACACGACACGGACTACCCCTCGAACCTGCACGAGTACAACATCGTGGGGATCTATCGCCGTCCGGACGGCACGCTGCGCTTCGACTTCTCCCGCCTCGATCGCTATGTGGAGACGTACATGCGCCTGGGGATCGACCAGGAGATCGAGGTGCTTGGGCTGCTGGCCGCGTGGGGGGACGAGTTCGGCCGCCCCTTGGTCGATCACCCGGACAACATCCGGCTGGCCTGCTACGACGAGGGCAGCGGCCGCATTACCTGGCTGCGCCATCAGGATGAGCTGCGCCAATACCTGAGCGCCCTGGGCGACCATCTGAAAGCCCGCGGCTGGTGGGAGATCACCCGCTTCACCGCCGACGAGCCCAGCGACGTGGCGCTGTTCCGTCAGCGAGTGGACTTCCTGCACGAGGTCCTGCCGGGCGCCAAGATCAAGATCCCCTTCTATCACATGGAGTTCATGGACGAGTTCCTGGACGACGTGGCCGACTGGGTACCCGTGCTGCACGGCATGGGCGAGCAGGCCGAGACCAGCCAGCGGTTGCAGAAGATCGTCCAGGAGCGCGGCGACCGATTCTGTTGGTACGTCTGCTGCGTGCCCGAACGGCCGAACAACTTCGTCACGTCCCCTTCCATCGAAGGGCGCGTGCAGGGCTGGTTCACCGCCTGGCAAAAGCTGGACGGGTTCCTGCGTTGGGCATTCACCTGCTGGCCCGCGGATCCGTGGAGACGCCCTGGCTTCCGCTTCCCGCGATGGCGCACGGGCGATATGTTCTTCGTCTACCCCGGACACGACGGCAGGCCGGTGCGCACCCTGCGCACCGAGATGTTGCTGGCCGGCATCCAGGACTTCGAGCTGATCGCAATGGCCCGGGAGCGGGCGTCTGAAGATCCGACGGTCGCCGAAGCGCTGGATCGAGCCTTCGCTCGCGTGATGCGCGCCAAAGATCTGGCCGACTTCGCCGACGTCGACCACACGCCGCCGGAAGCGCTGTACTCGCTGGACCCGGCCGACTACGCGGCCGCCCGTGCTGAGATCATCGCCGCCTTGAAAACGGGATGA